The genomic interval CGTCCGCCCGCCCCGGGGAATACTGCCGGGGAGGCGTGGGAAGAACAGCAGGAGCGAAGCGAGCATGTCGGATCGGCTGTATCCATTTCGATTCAAGCCCGTGTACAAGGACTACCTCTGGGGCGGAGACCGCATCCTCCGCCGCTACGGGCGCGCCGCACCGCCCGGCGTCTACGCCGAATCCTGGGAGATCGCCGACCATCCCGACGGGATGAGCGTGGTGACGAACGGCCCGCTGGCCGGCCTGACCCTGCATGACCTCGTCGGGCGGTTCGGTCCCGCGTTGCTGGGGACGGGCGCGGAGACCGGGGCATTCCCCCTGATCCTCAAGATCCTGGACGCGCGGGAGCGGTTGAGCGTCCAGGTGCACCCCGGCGAAGAGACGGCGCTCCGGCAGGGAGGCGACCCGAAGACCGAAATGTGGTACGTGCTCGAGGCGGATCCCGGCGCCGGCGTGTTTGCCGGGCTCCAGCCGGGGGTGGACCGGGCGGGACTCCTGCGCGCACTCGAGTCGAAAAACGTGGAGAAGGTGCTGCGCTTTGTCCCGCTCTCCGCGGGGCAAGTGGTCT from Kiritimatiellia bacterium carries:
- a CDS encoding class I mannose-6-phosphate isomerase, with amino-acid sequence MSDRLYPFRFKPVYKDYLWGGDRILRRYGRAAPPGVYAESWEIADHPDGMSVVTNGPLAGLTLHDLVGRFGPALLGTGAETGAFPLILKILDARERLSVQVHPGEETALRQGGDPKTEMWYVLEADPGAGVFAGLQPGVDRAGLLRALESKNVEKVLRFVPLSAGQVVYIPAGRVHAIDAGCLLLEVQQRSNTTYRLYDWDRKGPDGRPRPLHRDQALAAIRWRDDLPVAVSPGPVERHGLNERRTVMTTPYFAVEHWRLAGSGSLPSRSAGKTFQALFVSAGSLSLEAGGHVESVVAGHTLLCPAALEDGQWSPGAAGAEVLCVTRP